The proteins below come from a single Vicinamibacteria bacterium genomic window:
- a CDS encoding ATP-binding protein translates to MDITRVYSADKRRAALTIAVLLLAAIAFADWYTQPYLSIGFLYLFPIMLAAGYLKRWQTTVLALICAVLQESFSNLPPSDALTRLVLSSAGFLGTGMFIAELLRNRRITQEHLDEVEQQVTLREQAEQQLRILVETSPAAIITVDGEGHILVANAAAQQLFAPDGEPLGGQSVLAYLPSLARVVASPASRSYRASLQCKGARANGEVFLAAVWFSTYQTTGGPCLAAIVVDLSEDLRSREELSLHHLLKNARILMSAVSHEVRNLCGAALAVHKNLARVESLQGNQDFEALGTVIEGLERISSLELKSSDSDVSAVDLTALLDELRVLIEPGYHDAGMQIRWETPPSLPMVWADRYGLLQAFLNLARNSQRAMECSVEKLLSVSAVSKGGPVLVRFTDTGPGLTSPARLFRPFQRTPGGTGLGLYVSRSILRSFGGDLAYEPSERGSCFMVTLDAMKSEEETSSDDAGDADSHPARG, encoded by the coding sequence GTGGACATAACCCGCGTCTACTCGGCCGACAAGCGCCGGGCCGCCCTCACGATCGCTGTCCTGCTCCTGGCCGCCATTGCCTTCGCGGACTGGTATACACAGCCCTACCTTTCCATCGGTTTTCTCTACCTCTTCCCGATCATGCTGGCCGCCGGTTATCTGAAGCGCTGGCAGACCACGGTCCTGGCCCTCATCTGCGCTGTCCTTCAGGAGAGCTTCAGCAACCTTCCCCCCAGCGACGCGCTGACCCGCCTCGTCCTTTCCTCGGCGGGCTTCCTCGGCACGGGAATGTTCATCGCCGAGCTGCTCCGCAATCGCCGGATCACCCAGGAGCACCTGGACGAGGTAGAGCAACAAGTCACGCTAAGGGAGCAAGCCGAGCAGCAACTGCGCATCCTGGTCGAAACGAGTCCCGCGGCTATCATTACCGTCGACGGCGAGGGGCACATTCTGGTGGCCAATGCGGCCGCCCAGCAGCTCTTCGCCCCGGACGGGGAGCCTCTCGGCGGGCAGTCGGTCCTGGCCTACCTTCCCTCACTCGCCCGGGTCGTGGCCTCGCCCGCCTCGCGAAGCTACCGAGCGAGCCTACAGTGCAAGGGTGCGCGCGCCAACGGTGAGGTCTTTCTGGCTGCGGTCTGGTTCTCGACCTATCAGACGACGGGCGGTCCTTGCCTGGCCGCCATCGTGGTCGACCTATCCGAGGACCTCCGCAGCCGGGAGGAGCTCAGCCTCCATCACTTGCTCAAGAACGCCCGCATCCTCATGAGCGCCGTTTCCCACGAGGTCCGCAATCTCTGCGGCGCGGCTTTGGCGGTGCACAAGAACCTGGCTCGGGTCGAGTCCCTCCAGGGCAACCAGGACTTCGAGGCCCTCGGCACCGTGATCGAGGGCCTCGAGCGGATCTCCTCCTTAGAGCTGAAATCGTCCGATTCCGACGTGAGCGCGGTAGACCTCACTGCCCTGCTCGACGAGCTTCGGGTCCTTATCGAGCCCGGCTACCACGACGCCGGAATGCAGATCCGCTGGGAGACCCCTCCCAGCCTGCCCATGGTCTGGGCGGACCGCTATGGACTCCTGCAGGCGTTCCTGAATCTGGCCCGTAACAGCCAACGCGCCATGGAGTGTTCGGTCGAGAAGCTGCTCTCCGTCTCCGCCGTGTCCAAGGGTGGGCCGGTGCTGGTCCGGTTCACCGACACGGGTCCCGGCCTAACCTCCCCCGCCAGGCTCTTCCGTCCCTTCCAGCGGACCCCGGGCGGCACCGGCCTCGGACTCTACGTCTCGCGCAGCATCCTCCGGAGCTTCGGTGGTGACCTGGCCTACGAACCGAGCGAGCGCGGGTCGTGTTTCATGGTGACCCTGGACGCAATGAAGTCGGAGGAGGAGACAAGCTCTGATGACGCCGGCGACGCCGATTCGCATCCTGCTCGTGGATGA